The genomic interval GCCCGCGAGGTGCATCGTGGTGTTCTCGGTGTACTTGCCGGTGAGGGCATGGCTCGCGCGCTCGGTCAGCGACTCACGGGCGTTGAGCCCGGTCCACAACACCACGCCGCCCGCGACCGCGAGCATCACTCCCACGAGTCGAATGAT from Myxococcus stipitatus carries:
- a CDS encoding DUF3185 family protein; this translates as MGIIRLVGVMLAVAGGVVLWTGLNARESLTERASHALTGKYTENTTMHLAGGGAALAGGILLALFGGSRKRR